From the Desulfovibrio sp. JY genome, one window contains:
- a CDS encoding 2-oxoacid:ferredoxin oxidoreductase subunit beta, protein MAEVTQLIHQYLRHNKKFPLVFCPGCGHGIVLGSLVRSVHALGLSKDEVVIVAGIGCSGRIAAYVDFNTVHTTHGRALTVATGIKMANPALTVIAVMGDGDAFSIGGNHFIHAARRNIGVTALVLNNFIYGMTGGQCSSTTPEGAYTHTSPMGQPEASFDVVELARAAGASGVARGTVYHVKALDGLITAALAQPGFNLVEALTPCFTQYGRGNGFKNPVAMFQWLKERAVPLEAYEKLEQKDGRIPIGVFVKRDVPGLETRYAAMCREFREKKGGAA, encoded by the coding sequence ATGGCCGAAGTAACGCAGCTTATCCACCAGTACCTGCGCCACAACAAGAAGTTTCCCCTGGTCTTTTGCCCGGGCTGCGGCCACGGCATCGTGCTGGGGTCCCTCGTGCGCAGCGTCCATGCCCTGGGCCTGTCCAAGGACGAGGTGGTCATCGTGGCCGGCATCGGCTGCTCGGGCCGCATCGCCGCCTATGTGGACTTCAACACCGTCCACACCACCCACGGCCGGGCGCTGACCGTCGCCACGGGCATCAAGATGGCCAACCCGGCGCTGACCGTCATCGCGGTCATGGGCGACGGCGACGCCTTTTCCATCGGCGGCAACCACTTCATCCATGCCGCCCGGCGCAACATCGGCGTCACGGCGCTGGTGCTCAACAACTTCATTTACGGCATGACCGGCGGCCAGTGCTCGTCCACCACCCCCGAGGGCGCCTACACCCACACCAGCCCCATGGGCCAGCCCGAGGCCTCCTTCGACGTGGTCGAGCTGGCCAGGGCCGCCGGGGCCAGCGGCGTGGCCCGGGGCACGGTCTACCACGTCAAGGCCCTGGACGGACTTATCACCGCCGCGCTTGCCCAGCCGGGCTTCAATCTGGTCGAGGCGCTGACCCCGTGCTTCACCCAGTACGGCCGGGGTAACGGATTCAAGAACCCGGTGGCCATGTTCCAGTGGCTCAAGGAGCGGGCGGTGCCCCTCGAGGCCTACGAGAAGCTGGAGCAAAAAGACGGGCGCATCCCCATCGGGGTGTTCGTCAAGCGCGACGTGCCGGGCCTTGAGACGCGCTACGCCGCCATGTGCCGGGAGTTTCGGGAGAAAAAGGGAGGCGCGGCATGA
- a CDS encoding 2-oxoacid:acceptor oxidoreductase family protein encodes MNGEDMVLARYEIRLSGLGGQGILTMGKLLGQGLALYHGYHVTQTQSYGPEARGGASRSDLVVSSDPISYPKTEYLDLLVALSQEAVGIYYHYLKPRGTLLIDTGLVKQTPSNVFLGLPFTALARDHVGVPQSTNVVALGAVTWLLPFAKPEAMRKSLKAALPEKIRAANLKAFNLGYNEAKKRLGQPIAVLEPGAGDGQDEERMDLCNIMAED; translated from the coding sequence ATGAACGGCGAGGATATGGTGCTGGCCCGCTACGAGATACGGCTGTCCGGGCTTGGCGGTCAGGGCATCCTGACCATGGGCAAGCTTTTGGGCCAGGGTCTGGCGCTTTACCACGGCTACCACGTGACCCAGACCCAGAGTTACGGCCCCGAGGCCCGGGGTGGGGCCAGCCGGTCCGACCTCGTGGTCAGTTCCGACCCCATCAGCTATCCCAAGACCGAATACCTGGACCTGCTCGTGGCGTTGTCCCAGGAGGCGGTCGGCATCTACTACCATTACCTCAAGCCCCGGGGCACGCTGCTTATCGATACGGGGCTGGTCAAGCAGACGCCGTCCAACGTGTTTTTGGGCCTGCCGTTTACGGCGCTGGCCCGGGACCATGTGGGCGTGCCCCAGTCCACCAACGTGGTGGCGCTTGGCGCGGTGACCTGGCTTTTGCCTTTCGCCAAGCCCGAGGCCATGCGCAAGAGCCTCAAGGCGGCGTTGCCCGAAAAGATCCGGGCCGCCAATCTCAAGGCCTTCAACCTCGGCTACAACGAAGCCAAGAAGCGCCTGGGCCAGCCCATCGCCGTGCTCGAGCCCGGCGCCGGCGACGGCCAGGACGAGGAACGCATGGACCTTTGCAACATCATGGCCGAGGACTAG